The Monomorium pharaonis isolate MP-MQ-018 chromosome 5, ASM1337386v2, whole genome shotgun sequence genome segment tttagaactattataatatacaactgaaatactttataaaaaactataatatgatatttgaTGTAATATTTGAGGAACTACCTATATGATTGATACAATGGTGCCCCCATTGCGGTAGTATGACCCTCCATCTTTGCCAAGTCCTTTGCAACTTCCTCTTGCTCCTTATCTTTACCTTCTTGGTCTTCttcaacttttttcttaacagAACTGGTTGCGTTATGTCGTGCTTTATCGCTCGGCTTCATCTCGATCAGACCGAGCGTAGTAAATTCGAATTTGGAAATAGTTTCTTGCGGATCCAAACAAGGAAAGGCCGAGTCTATTTCACCGTCGTCCTCGGTGATGTATAGTCCATAATGCGAAATGTCCTCCCTGGAAATAATGATCGACGGAAATTTCATGACTAAGCATACACGTTCTGGCGATGCGTAATTTGTTACAGACTTCAAATTATGATTGGGATGTTCACTCGCATATTTGTAGCAAATCAATCCAATGAAATCGAGCACCCGTGCCGTTGATATCACTACCACTTGAAGCGGATACATCCTATCCTCTTTCGGTAACATACACATGAATATCCTGTACTTTCTCACGGCATTGCTCACTTGCGCctgtaaagaaaattttgattatattataaatctacATTTTCTAACAATAAAGCTTACAAagctaaaacaaaaattaacgcATATTCTCAATTGTTTACTACAAGAAACCttgtattacataattttcattttttaaatatattttttaatacttttgtttttttgaggAAAAATCAGTATCGTACATTGCCATCAAATATTACGTAGTCCTTGAATGGATTTGGTGGTAAATGCGGACACTTTTCAAGTTGCTCCGACAAAAGAGACTGTCCCTTTTTTACTGGAGTTTTTCTACGAAAATCTTTTCTCTGAAATAGATCCGATTGATCTGTAGGCGTTACTGCAATAGGATTGTGCTCCCATTTGACATGCTTGACTTTGGCagccttttttctttctatgtcCATTTTTTCTAGTCTTTGTGCAGTGTTAGATCTCTGTCTATGACTGTATTCCATATCTAGATCATTTCAAGCAGAAGAACATTGTGTATGATTgagaaaatcttttaaagataattgtacttttgtttataattccaattataacataatttgtattctactgaaaataattgtgGACAATTTTGAACTAAATCAATTCTgacttgaattttatatactcTGCCCTCATGTAAAATAACAGGAAACAGAAACATGTACCCATTTGTATGTCGTACGATTCCCCCATCACATCCAAGTCCTCGTCATCACTTTCTTCCATACCAGGGTAACATTGCAGTgttccatttttcttcaattgtTTAGGAATATCCTCCCCTAATATCACCATGTCGCACATACCTTTCAATCGAGAGTAATacaaaatgtgtaataaaatgattacaattttaaataatctataatataaatatatgatactatatattgatacatatagtttatttattaatgagttgcattaatatttacaacaattttattttaattcaatttatgtTGCAACAAAATCATCGACTTTATCAGAAGTACATATTATCAGGATATTTCCAGGTCGGAGCAATGTCTCGGTTAATTTGTCGACGTTTCTAACCTAAATTTATCAAGAGTACAAACCTGTGTCGTCTGTCGCGAGAAAACTGTCCCTTATGTGCGACAGGAGCCAGTGTTGATTGTCGTAGAGagccatttttttctttttctattttattgattaaatgtCATCCGTTATATTAGTAAACACGTTTGTAATTCGATAAAACGCGCCCTCGACGACTCATAGCTGATCGAATCTTTTTACAAATCGAAAGATCGATTTCCGCGCTCATCATGTCGCGTGGCGTGTCGTGAAGTTTGCTGTGATTGCCGACAGGTAGTGTGTCGGCGATACTTATAAACttgattaatttatgaaataaaataccaTAGTATTTGATAtacagagaaataaatattaaattaagaacgATTAATTAtacctaataaaaatttttcatacaagaacatatataattatatatatatttatatatgttcttttatatgaaaaatttttttcgggTATAATTCgggaaattttgttttgaacaattttgatattgattaaaatacattatgattataaatttccCTTGGGAAAAGGCTTAAATTACTTTAGATAAACCTTTCATATACCTGAAATCAcctaaaaattatctaaaaagttctttagtaaacttctaaatttattgtaatttgctagaaggtaattttgaaaactttaacttcatttaaagtaaattttcctAATGGTGATatcagtaatttttataacatgatcaatctttattattaattttttaaaattgcaacgattatataattagaaattttgtaGACAATTCTCGTAATTGAATTGAACTtggtttaaattaattgttgtttaattaaattattagttttacattaattgaGAAACtgataatgaaattaaaaatttcatttattattaaaggaTTCCgagataaacatttaaaattaatttttaaaaaatttttacattttattttaatattgtaatgtaataatGTGACGTTATATTAATgtgatatttctatttttattaattattatttattttattataataatatataagcaatccattagcaattttttattagcaatAACTATGTCATAAATACTTTGTATTTGACAATCAATCTTACATGTTTTCAATATgttctttgaaataaaagttttcattttttacacaaaaatttaataggaaaaaagttttaaactttttaaacgaTTCGATTCCAGACTCTcaagaaatatattcttaaacgGAATATTAAATACTGCTACAATAATCTTATCTGATTATTACGATGAGAGCACGATTTTAAGTTGCTTAGTGCGAATATAAACAACAGCTCAGTTCTTAAAACGAACGAAGTAAGCAACAATAAGAACACAGCAAAAAAATGATACAATGATGCTGAAATAACATAATCGAGGTTTACAATGTAAAACGCACGCAGTACAAACGCCAAACTGGCCATTTAGAATCTTCATAAAACTTGTATCTATGTAATTactacataatataattactaatatatCTTTCATGTACACACAATCTTCTCCACGCGAATAcgcgtatttatatattttttaccccaacttattttgtaattatgcgCATAATTTGCGCTTATTTCccgactattatttttaaatggcTTTTCAAAGTGACGCGACCACGTCACGTTAAAGACGATTTCCGGTCCTCATGATCGGGGGGGCTTCcgcggtggtggtggcggcggcatTGGCGCTCGGGGGCTGGTACTCCAAAATAGCACCCCAGATCGCCGCGGCCACCCCGCCGCGGGCCCCCTTCTCAGCATCAGTGTTCTTCTTAAAGTTATGAACTGAGTAACGATTGTACAGGCCCCAAATGCTGTTCATTAACTTGCTATTGTATTTGAGCGGCGTCAACTCCAAACCTGCTTGTTCaatgtaaaatcaaataattataaaataaattaaatcaagtaaaaaaaaaaacgttttcatttgacgtaaaaattaaatttataaaaatgttgaaatattaaataacaatatattttaccatTTAAAGAACATCTcggattaaatacattttctctcttttcttcagCCTTGTCTTTTCTTTCCATTATGGACATAGAAACAGCATGCTTCTCATTAGAGCGAACTTTTGACACTGCGAAAGCACCTTGCGGAATAGAAGCCATTTTTCCACAATCTGCAAAAATgacttattataaaataactaaataatcaaagttttttttttgttatgcatataaaaatttaatgcgttctacaacaattaatattttgtaattttttttgtaatttaatttataagacatatattaataattattaataataatttgatcttTTCTCTAAACTGGCATTATATATTAAGGTATTTCTCGATGGCAAAttggaattattaataattaattaagttagtaattttgcatattataataattaaagttttattgactgaaaatttatgtctataataaatacatgttTGTACATGtattatgcaataattattgcatactttattaagaaaaactttAACATAATCTCaagaaagttatttaatttaatagttattaataaatcctACATAAGGGGGAAATGTAATCTCAGACTTAGTCATGTGACCGATCAAAACAATAACAATACGGctaatgtgtatgtgtatgtgcgtaTGCGTGAGTTATGATCATTCTATACACACATAACTATTTACGTTTGATTATCATGTCTTTCATATGTCAGCTTTGATCTTGACTCGTAACGATAATGGCCTACGCCATTGCTACTGCTGTCGCCGAAGCATAACGTACATTTATTTTGGTTGTACTTTATGCATTTTGGTTGTTCTTTTCTTCGTCCTCTAAAGCGCGAATATGCATCTCGTTTCATTTTGAATCCGTGAAATGAGCGAACTCAAAATGATTCGCAAAATTCCGCTTTCCAAAGAAGAAATTTGCAAAAAGTAATGTTTTTCGCCGAATCTAACTAACCGATGCAACTCTCGAAAAGCAGTTCTGTTATCTGTCTTCTCGTGTATCGTCTTCGCGTCGCCAGACTCGTCTTCGGCGTGCTTCTTCTCTTCCTGCTCCGACTTCCTCGAGTTTCAATTTTTCGTGAAGCCTCAAGCTTCAGGCAGCCGCCAGCGATGGTAGCCTCGGTAAAATTCATCAACCAAAGGAGTAAACCTTAATTTTCCTTATCGTCTACATAGGATAATCCGTACTTCTGCTTCGCCCCGCTATTTGCGACTCGCGTTTACGTGCGCTTCGCTTCgcttttctttgctttcggaGTCTACTCTAGAATAATCGAAAGTGATTACTGATCCCCGGCACGACGGCGGTCTTTATTTATAAGCTCGGAAATAAGCGAGGAAGATAGCGGGACCAAGACggacggagaaagagagagatgctttttttttaattatcgtaATAAGAACGACCTTCGAGACTTCGAGATTCTTGTTCTGACATTATGCGACCACCGCGGACCCGGTCTTATCGTATTCAGTAAACGAGAGCTCAGTGTCGTAGTCTGGCTTGTCTGGTGTAATGATATGCGAGGATTTTAAAACGTAAACATGTCCAACATAgcgtagaataaaaaaaaaagtttcaacaTGATACAcgtctaaaattaaaatattctcccGTTTCGATATCGTTGTATCGTACTGAATGTAGAATTAGATTACGCTTCTTATTATGAATAATCGTCTGTGAATTGttgatcaaatataattaaatatcttatttatcttaaatagagctaaaaattttgacaaaaatcatttttcgTATCAGCCCGACGTAAGGAGACCACAAACGAAGATTTCTCATGAAGGAGGGCAAGACGTTATCGcgttaataaacaaatttatcaaaacgaGACTGAGATGACAAAAGTTCGTGCTTTTTGCCACCACGAATCTTGCGGCGGACATTCGccgcatttcttttttttttttttttttatataaatgtttctcTAACAGTTTCTTTGTCGATTATCATAAATAGGGCAGTTGCATCAATGGTGCACGTAAGCGTTTTGAACTAGTATCTATTATTTAtcgtgtttaaaataaaatgaataattactCACCCTGCgtggtaaatatatttttttgcattgaTTTGAtacatattgttttaattaaattgcgattgacaaattatataaatactataaatataatttggcaaagtttggaacatattaataattgtttttttaacgtttattaaaaatttgtttattgaaaaaatatatttatataaaaatatataaaatgagaaaaaacaGAAAAGCGTTTATGGATAACGCAATTcttgagaaataattaaataaaaagcaccACGTGCcacattatttttctgttcTCGTATTTTTACTGacgtgatttatttaatacacacATTGGACACTATTGCGCGTACACGAAcgaataagattttatatttttattaaacagtaaatttatttttaattacattttaaataaaatataaactttctttttaataaaaattttattttaaccaaATAATCAAGTTATTATtcttaatcaatattaaattaatatcgatTAGCATTTCTTTCTTATGATTAGTAATTGTAtcaaacttatttattaaatgcaatatgaGGGAAATGACACGTgtgcattttcttttttgagtTTATCTCATGAGCTTTGTTgactttgattaaaatttttttgtgcaataacattatttatttttatcatattacacaaaattgaattattatatcttatacaatttaaagatCTAAAAACCTAAAGAgcgatttaaataatgatagaaaattacaatttagaaaataaccGCTAAGATTTTGattcttttaaaacaaaacgATTTTGTTTCGATTAAGAAActtgtgttaaataattacatccAAATATTTATCGACAGAAATTCAGATTTAttgataactttttattattacatctatgaaaattgtaaaaaatttacaacaaaaggtaacataaaaattccGTAAACTTTTTAGTGGTTTAGAAATCTTTATGGCTCaaatgtattgaaataaaaaaaatattgataagtgtaattatttaggttgcattttttataataaactggaagttcttaaaattgttgtacgttaaaaacttaaataatctTTCCATGATTTTTGGTGGTGTTTTATGACAACATTATTTGATCTTCGATTCTGTAATGCTTTCatcatatttacaataatttttttgtgtatctAATAGACTAAGGGCCGATTGTTccaatttctttcaaaaaaaatttacctaccaggtaagcatgtgtctatcttcatttcttttcttaaataaataaagacaaacatatatttagcTGATAGGTAAGTCTACCTATCACTAAAAAGTTGGAACAATTGACCTTAAACTATGGACGTTATTTAAAGAGAtgtgttttacaaaatatttttgaaattgttttattattgaaattacacaaaaaagttttatatcaattataaaaaaagctttacaatataaaaacattacatagatgtaattaattattttcgtgtgaCCAATTTGgctttcttttttctagaAAACTTTGTATTCCTTCCTGTGCATCTCTCATTTTCAAATTGTCCACCATTTTCTCGGTACCCCGGGTATACGCTGTCGATATATCAAGAGTCATTTGCTCATATAAAAACGTTTTACCTATATGCACAACAGAACGACTCTTTGTGTTGATTGCATCTGTAATTCGACGAACTTCCTCTTCTGAAAAtgaagttaaatatattaatacataattgtaGAGaagataattttctaattaactttaagaaggaagacaattattttacatctttttacaatttaattaataattaacttgtTAAATAGctttacttataaatttttggtttaatttttataatatttttcctaaTGATGCGTTTCAATCATTTCTCGTTAGCGACTCACCGAGCTTGTCGTTTGCCACGACTTTGCTAACGAGACCGCATTCGTAAGCTTCTTTTCCGGAAATGGAGAATCCCGTAAAAAGCATGTACATTGCACTCTTCCTTGGCATATTGCGCACTAGTGGTATACCCGGCGTCGAGCAAAATATCCCGAGATTTGCCCTGCGAAAagcattgaataaaaaatattaattaatatttttaatttaataatacatttaataatacagaaataataatatgtaatgttaaTAAGATGGTAATTGTTTGATAATAGATGATGAAGAATGAGCTTCGCGAAAGTACCCTGGAGTGGAGAATGAACTTCTTTCTGTGCACACTGCGATGTCACATGCCGCGACCAATTGACAACCGGCTGCGGCTGCCAAACCATCCACCGCTGCGATCACCGGCACTGGGCTTTGACTGATGGCCCGCATCAGCTCCGAACAGATCTCGAACACGTCCTTGTGGGACTCAGCATTCGCACCCATCTAAACGATGCGAGcccatgatatttttttctgtgtgacGAGTACAAAGAGAAGCTCTTATGGAAGTGAGAAACCTCGCAAACGTTACGAACCAGTTCCTTCAGATTGTGTCCAGCGGAGAACACCTTTCCTGGCTCGGACGTCAATACGATCGATCGAAGGTCTTTATTATTCTCGTCCTTTTTTACTTCTGTTACTAAAGTTTTCA includes the following:
- the LOC105833683 gene encoding target of rapamycin complex 2 subunit MAPKAP1 isoform X1, producing the protein MALYDNQHWLLSHIRDSFLATDDTGMCDMVILGEDIPKQLKKNGTLQCYPGMEESDDEDLDVMGESYDIQMDMEYSHRQRSNTAQRLEKMDIERKKAAKVKHVKWEHNPIAVTPTDQSDLFQRKDFRRKTPVKKGQSLLSEQLEKCPHLPPNPFKDYVIFDGNAQVSNAVRKYRIFMCMLPKEDRMYPLQVVVISTARVLDFIGLICYKYASEHPNHNLKSVTNYASPERVCLVMKFPSIIISREDISHYGLYITEDDGEIDSAFPCLDPQETISKFEFTTLGLIEMKPSDKARHNATSSVKKKVEEDQEGKDKEQEEVAKDLAKMEGHTTAMGAPLYQSYRVYIINKMRAKTEIHLGISGEKIEIDPVITGKGAARFWNRQRAVSYHIDNIAWCEVTETKGSKSIFTLVYTPQSSAPDNILSQSHSLHQSASFKNHDFEADSATAEEIVQKINNILVLHSSQSRKEYLAQKERKAARRKSFHLHR
- the LOC105833683 gene encoding target of rapamycin complex 2 subunit MAPKAP1 isoform X2 produces the protein MALYDNQHWLLSHIRDSFLATDDTGMCDMVILGEDIPKQLKKNGTLQCYPGMEESDDEDLDVMGESYDIQMDMEYSHRQRSNTAQRLEKMDIERKKAAKVKHVKWEHNPIAVTPTDQSDLFQRKDFRRKTPVKKGQSLLSEQLEKCPHLPPNPFKDYVIFDGNAQVSNAVRKYRIFMCMLPKEDRMYPLQVVVISTARVLDFIGLICYKYASEHPNHNLKEDISHYGLYITEDDGEIDSAFPCLDPQETISKFEFTTLGLIEMKPSDKARHNATSSVKKKVEEDQEGKDKEQEEVAKDLAKMEGHTTAMGAPLYQSYRVYIINKMRAKTEIHLGISGEKIEIDPVITGKGAARFWNRQRAVSYHIDNIAWCEVTETKGSKSIFTLVYTPQSSAPDNILSQSHSLHQSASFKNHDFEADSATAEEIVQKINNILVLHSSQSRKEYLAQKERKAARRKSFHLHR
- the LOC105833686 gene encoding uncharacterized protein LOC105833686 isoform X1 — translated: MNFTEATIAGGCLKLEASRKIETRGSRSRKRRSTPKTSLATRRRYTRRQITELLFESCIDCGKMASIPQGAFAVSKVRSNEKHAVSMSIMERKDKAEEKRENVFNPRCSLNGLELTPLKYNSKLMNSIWGLYNRYSVHNFKKNTDAEKGARGGVAAAIWGAILEYQPPSANAAATTTAEAPPIMRTGNRL
- the LOC105833686 gene encoding uncharacterized protein LOC105833686 isoform X2, with the translated sequence MKRDAYSRFRGRRKEQPKCIKYNQNKYCGKMASIPQGAFAVSKVRSNEKHAVSMSIMERKDKAEEKRENVFNPRCSLNGLELTPLKYNSKLMNSIWGLYNRYSVHNFKKNTDAEKGARGGVAAAIWGAILEYQPPSANAAATTTAEAPPIMRTGNRL
- the LOC105833685 gene encoding enoyl-CoA hydratase domain-containing protein 3, mitochondrial isoform X2: MIVTSRFVVKNGSAVSQGKYIARTLSTEKKYVKTTEKNGVRTISLCDSSSRNSLSLEMLKTLVTEVKKDENNKDLRSIVLTSEPGKVFSAGHNLKELMGANAESHKDVFEICSELMRAISQSPVPVIAAVDGLAAAAGCQLVAACDIAVCTERSSFSTPGANLGIFCSTPGIPLVRNMPRKSAMYMLFTGFSISGKEAYECGLVSKVVANDKLEEEVRRITDAINTKSRSVVHIGKTFLYEQMTLDISTAYTRGTEKMVDNLKMRDAQEGIQSFLEKRKPNWSHENN
- the LOC105833685 gene encoding enoyl-CoA hydratase domain-containing protein 3, mitochondrial isoform X1 encodes the protein MIVTSRFVVKNGSAVSQGKYIARTLSTEKKYVKTTEKNGVRTISLCDSSSRNSLSLEMLKTLVTEVKKDENNKDLRSIVLTSEPGKVFSAGHNLKELVRNVCEMGANAESHKDVFEICSELMRAISQSPVPVIAAVDGLAAAAGCQLVAACDIAVCTERSSFSTPGANLGIFCSTPGIPLVRNMPRKSAMYMLFTGFSISGKEAYECGLVSKVVANDKLEEEVRRITDAINTKSRSVVHIGKTFLYEQMTLDISTAYTRGTEKMVDNLKMRDAQEGIQSFLEKRKPNWSHENN